The Aedes aegypti strain LVP_AGWG chromosome 3, AaegL5.0 Primary Assembly, whole genome shotgun sequence genome contains a region encoding:
- the LOC110678151 gene encoding uncharacterized protein LOC110678151 has product MPRKYIRKSTRRSWSVGKLSDAVRAVQQGLPKRKVSEIYGIPRKTLSRYMAIAASGSNLEYSVIGSFPSVFSSAQEQELVKHITDMSSYGTGLSRHDVRNLAYQLAERKHIKHRFCHETELAGRDWLDGFLKRHPELSLRKPEATSLARLKGFNRSSVGRFFELLTTNNGSCQYPPSRIWNADETGFSTVPTRSVKVLAKKGVRQVPGVSSGERGVNTTAIMAMSASGQYLAPMLIFPRKRMNDALKLGAPPETIFASRPTQDAPVLLILDGHSSHTRNLDMIEKARQNHVKILSIPPHTSHKLQPLDVAFMGPLKSNYSKAVNSFLKKNPGKTVTIYNVAALINEAFTASASISTAKNGFRATGIYPLNPQVFSEEDFAPADHFIRDNESETAETGIQFNKSSSNAQQDGSIGFEIENSEPIASLTDANEILVLDPAEYYSLSDDGTVTIHHITSEDNLASECNIAPTSGVVQNMSGYEVNMEKLHEPSNTLLLDSTSSHGVIAVSTDPPTNGYPSVSTTAQTLLTSLSVVPQGDSSCYVVDNTVGIESISSFGHIEIVNNDPIKAPDSFEYDPSIYYGIAGDVTIDSITTENYSASDIDDISVYHNFNYFLIDSQPHSSGYGSNAEMVRHEPSDNLQLASYRDVVTDNTVMADMTIPERQMLYDKSSTDPSNIQPPKKRNKKTHPKRQTKKEQSEELTSSPYPLQETVMAGCFAFSAKSGIMFNVLMILTASHVMYAFE; this is encoded by the exons ATGCCTCGAAAATACATCCGGAAGTCCACTAGGCGTTCCTGGTCCGTCGGAAAATTGTCGGATGCTGTGAGAGCTGTCCAGCAAGGACTGCCCAAACGTAAGGTATCGGAAATATACGGAATTCCACGGAAAACTCTCTCACGATACATGGCTATCGCAGCCAGCGGATCTAACCTGGAATATTCCGTGATTGGAAGCTTTCCTTCGGTGTTTAGCAGTGCCCAAGAACAGGAGCTGGTCAAGCACATTACGGACATGAGTAGTTATGGAACCGGCTTGTCTAGACACGACGTAAGAAATCTTGCTTACCAATTGGCGGAGAGAAAACACATCAAACATCGTTTCTGTCACGAAACGGAACTGGCAGGACGCGACTGGCTTGATGGGTTTTTGAAGAGGCACCCAGAATTGTCGCTCAGGAAGCCGGAAGCTACTTCTCTTGCTCGCCTGAAAGGATTCAATCGTAGCAGCGTTGGACGTTTTTTTGAACTTCTCACTACAAACAACGGCAGCTGTCAATATCCACCAAGTCGGATTTGGAACGCCGATGAAACGGGTTTCAGCACG GTGCCTACCAGGAGTGTGAAGGTATTGGCGAAAAAAGGAGTTCGGCAGGTTCCCGGAGTATCATCCGGCGAGAGAGGGGTCAACACTACCGCAATTATGGCCATGTCAGCAAGCGGACAGTATCTGGCTCCGATGCTCATATTTCCTCGAAAGCGAATGAATGATGCACTAAAGCTGGGTGCACCACCGGAGACGATTTTTGCGT CTCGTCCGACGCAGGATGCGCCCGTGTTACTAATCCTTGATGGGCATTCGAGCCACACAAGAAACTTGGACATGATTGAAAAGGCCAGACAGAATCATGTGAAGATCCTGTCGATTCCACCACATACGTCTCATAAACTGCAACCGTTAGATGTTGCTTTTATGGGACCGTTGAAATCAAACTACTCGAAAGCTGTTAACAGTTTCTTGAAGAAAAATCCAGGGAAAACAGTTACCATCTACAACGTAGCAGCTTTGATAAACGAAGCATTCACCGCGAGTGCATCTATTTCAACGGCGAAGAACGGATTTCGAGCAACTGGTATCTACCCTCTCAACCCTCAGGTTTTCTCCGAGGAGGATTTTGCACCAGCAGATCATTTTATCCGTGACAACGAATCCGAAACAGCTGAAACTGGGATTCAGTTCAACAAATCAAGCTCCAATGCACAGCAAGACGGTTCAATcggatttgaaattgaaaactcCGAACCGAttgcttcattaacagatgCGAACGAAATTTTGGTGTTGGATCCTGCTGAGTATTACAGTCTTTCGGATGATGGAACCGTTACGATTCATCATATCACCTCTGAAGACAATCTCGCTTCAGAATGCAACATAGCTCCAACAAGTGGTGTGGTTCAAAACATGTCGGGATATGAAGTGAACATGGAAAAGCTTCACGAGCCATCGAATACTTTGCTATTGGATTCAACTAGCTCTCACGGTGTGATTGCTGTTAGTACCGATCCACCCACCAACGGTTACCCATCGGTATCGACAACAGCTCAAACACTGTTAACCTCGCTGTCTGTAGTTCCACAAGGGGATTCAAGTTGTTATGTTGTAGACAATACAGTTGGAATTGAAAGCATCTCATCGTTTGGCCACATTGAGATCGTTAATAATGATCCAATCAAAGCACCAGATAGTTTTGAGTACGATCCTTCCATTTATTACGGTATTGCTGGAGATGTGACGATTGATTCGATCACCACTGAAAATTATTCCGCATCAGACATCGACGATATTTCAGTATATCACAACTTCAACTACTTCCTTATTGATTCACAACCACATTCGTCGGGTTATGGTTCCAATGCAGAGATGGTCCGACATGAACCATCGGATAATTTGCAATTGGCGTCCTATCGCGATGTGGTCACTGATAACACAGTTATGGCCGACATGACCATCCCGGAGCGACAAATGTTGTACGACAAATCATCAACTGATCCTTCGAATATTCAACCACCGAAGAAGCGAAATAAGAAAACTCATCCAAAACGCCAAACAAAGAAGGAACAATCTGAGGAGCTGACATCGTCACCTTACC CATTACAGGAGACGGTGATGGCTGGATGCTTTGCATTCAGTGCCAAAAGTGGTATCATGTTCAATGTTCTAATGATCCTGACGGCATCACATGTGATGTATGCGTTTGAATAA